Part of the Lolium rigidum isolate FL_2022 chromosome 6, APGP_CSIRO_Lrig_0.1, whole genome shotgun sequence genome, AGGAACCACCCCCTTTGAAAtaactttttattttctttctccgATAAAAAATAACGAACCGTCCAGCTTACAAGTTGCAGCTAGTATTCCATAACAATTTCTTCACCTTACTTACTCGCTGGTACTGACGCTTGTTGGCTAGGTGTAGTAGTTGCAGCTAGCACTTTCATAACATTTTCTCGGTGAGGAGAGAAGCACCAGatattattttttgttgtttGGGTCATGGACTCCTCCTGCACTATTTTTTTGTACTTGCAGCTGCGCTACTTCTTGTACTTGCAGCTGTGGTAGATTTGCTGGATTTTGTGTTTTCCTTCTCGTTGATTCTTCTTTCTTTCATTAAGTTTGTCGTTCAGTTTGTGACTGTTTGGACATGTTCTGTTGCTATCGCTTTCTCGTTTTTCGTTCGGTGCCCGAAACCTCCGCCGTGGCTACACCATATCGTATGCACGTGAAGTGTGTAACGTAACAATCGCTTGCGGTTGTGGACCATGTCACTGTAGACGTACGTGCCACAGGTTGCAGCATACGTCGTCGTCACGTAGACGTGCGGTATATGGTCGGTTGTCTCTGCTCTCCATCCCGATTTGATAGTAGGCTACGTGGAGCACTCTGCTGGAACCAGTGTGTCGAGCCGTGCCAATTACAGTTGTGGCTGCTTCTCATGAAGTAACCATGGTCCTGAGATTGAAGACGATGCCATCGTCTCGATGCGTGTGGTCGACTGGTCGTCATCCGGGCATCCGGCGATGCTTTGGAGCTGCTCGGGCTGCAAACAACTGGTCGGGATATGGCCTTTTCTGGCTCGAGAATATATGCCATCGCCCATCTAAACCCTTTTTTAAACAGCCTGGAAGATGCTAAACGCATCTTTTCATTCGTTTATTTATTTGTATTCGTACAAAGTGAAAGTTAGTCATAGCAACTGGCCAGGAGACCTCGGTGCTCGATCCGACTTTGGGTCATTCTTTTCGTATGTTACTTCTGGGCGTCTGCGATCTGTCCCCCTCCATGATATATACACAACACCTCTGCGATTCGATCTGCAGTATTTTTCAAATAAGAGAAGGGGCAAAGCTTATGCGCATATAACCCTGTTTGTgcaggagaaggaagcagaggatagAGGAGAGGAGAGCGCCGGCCAAGAAGAAGAACGTGACGGCTGCAAAGAGTGGCCAGAAATGTACTATCCTGTAGTCCAAACCAATCGTTCACGCTCATGGGTGTGGTTGGCTCGGAATGCTTGGTCCCCGGTGGGCGGGGCATCTGAGCTATGTGTTGTATCAGTCAGTGTACTATGTATCGGGAGCTATGTACGCCCCTAGAAATGGATTTAGCTGTAAAACATCCAACAGTTCCATGCTGAGAGAAAGAAATAACAATGGATCGTTTTAGTCGATTTTGCTAATTTTATAATTTATTATGGAATGGcttttaaaaaaatgttttttttgagTTTTTTCGAGACTTTATTTTTTCCAAACGCCTAAAAAGTGCTCAGAGGTCATGGAACACGTCTCAGCCCCTCCAATTTCTGGTCCTCCGTTGCTCCTCCGACTCATTTGATCATGTGTAGTCGGTCTTGCTTTTCCGGTGTAACTAAAATTGTAAAAAAGGTTGTTTCAATGGTTTGATCATTTTAAGTGTCTACTAGAGTTGCTCTAGCGTTCCGCAGTCCCATAAGGTTGTAGCTACTTCACCGTCAGCGCCGCCACACCGCCACCATCATCGACCGGAGCAAACTACTCTCCCGCAGTGTTGCCCCAGTCTCTTGTGCGGCTTGGGTTTTGGGGAGGGTGTGGAGGAGGTGCTGCACCGCGCGACCGAGTCGAGTAACTTCCCACTGAAGGCGGCAAAGGTTAGGTATGTCATGTGGTTGCATTTCCTACATTAACATCAACATAGCTTAGGTACCAACTCGCGCATAGCCAGATATAACATCACCATGAGGCTattgtttttggagcagctgttgGATGGAGGTGACAAGTGGTGGTGCGACGTGATTCTTTCCGCGTCACGGAGTTTCGACGAAGGACACGATCTGTGGTGCGCGCCAGGGAGGAGGGCACCATCTGGCGTCATCGGCAGGATTGGCGAAGTTTATGTGGATCTTAATCATGAACATTGATTGGCTGTTCAATGGAGGTGATGACTTCTGATGGCGGTTTGATAAagattgttctactgttctttgtTAAATAAATTAATAAAGACGGTTGTATGCATCTTTTCAATGAAGAGGCTTTGGGTCTCACCCTCCATTTTAGAAAAAAAAGATATAACACCGCGCACAATTTTGTGATAAATGCTCAGACGATTCAGTAAAAGAAACAAAGTATTTTAATTTGAATCCACAGCCTTGCCGGAGATATTGCGGAGTGAAATGCGGAGTTCTTAAGTAGCGGTGTTTAAGAAGACTACTAGTTTTAGGATTGACTACCAGCAAACCACCAAGTTCTCGTATGGAAGAACACGATTCATACTTCAAATTACTAGCAGTAGCAACTAAAACTTCAAATTACTAGCAGTAGCGACTAAAGTGCAgtctacaaaaaaaaatcaatgacGACACTGTTAAGCAAATTATAAACATTTTCCAAGCAGATGCAAATATAACTCAGTAGGCATTGGCCTTTCACCGTCCAGATAAGAAGCTGGTTTCTGACATCCCACCGGTATAACCTGACTGGATGGAGCTGGTCTGGTTGTTTGCTCCCGGTATCAAGTGGCACTGCCTTGTAATTTCAGTATCCATGGAGTTCTTACGTTGAGGGGATGCAGAAACTGACTGCTTTTTACTTGAAACTGCTGGTAAAAACACTCTGAGCCTTGATACAACCTCGGTCATGGTCGGCCTATCGATGGCTGCGTTTTCAACGCAGTTCATGGCAAGGTCTATCACACCCTGCAAGGAAGTAACGTCATACTGATCCAACAACATCTTGTCCACGACATCATGAATGCTGCCTTTGGATATCTTTTGGTGCACCCAACTTGGTAGGTGAATGGTTTGAGGGTCCATGATTACTGGGGGTTGGCCAGTGATGATCTCTAACAACACAATGCCGAAGCTGTAAACATCTGTCTTGACAGTGATTTGGAAGGTTGCATGATACTCAGGATCGAGGTAACCAAGAGTGCCAGCAGCCACAGTAGATATGTGTGTGTGCGCATCATTAAAAGCCCTCGAAAGCCCAAAATCAGATATTATCCCCATGAGATTCTTGTCTAGAAGGATGTTCGGGGTCTTCACATCTCTGTGCACTATTGATGGGGTGCATAACTCATGTAGGTACTCTAGTCCTGCAGTTTATTAAAACTCGTATGTTGTCAACACACATATACATACATGACCAGATCACCAGAAGGCAAACATCAACAAAAATGCGAACCTTGTGCGGCATCAAATGCAATATGAAGTCTTCGTTCCCAATTCAAACTACAGTCCTCTCCTGCAGGAATACATATCAATTTACTGTAAATGCCATTTTGTACTTGCAtggtaaaataattactagttttttttttagtttgcaCATATATTCAATCTATCAACTAACAGTTACACACACAATGATTAACTAACTGGAGGCACTAAAGATCTACGACACACACACGCAATTTGGTCTTCGAGAGACCACTGTGTTTCCTTCTCTATATCAGAGAATTTCTTATATACAAATCCAATTAACAAGCAATCCAAGTTTCCGAAATATTCTTTGAATAAGATACCTCCCTAGTGATTTGCTTATTCCTGGCTTGAAACATGTACATATTTAGATTGAACAGGTTTTGGGTTTAATTGAATCATTCGATTTTACTGAGTTAAAGTACAAATGATCTCTGTGGCATCAAAATACAACTTAGCAAAATAACTAAATGCAACTGCAAGTTGGATTTGTTGTACCTAAGTCAGCTATGCTTGATACAAACATTAATAAAAGTTAGAGAAAAACCTCCTCTTAAAAGTTGTTGAAGATTTCCTCTGGGCATGAAGTCATAAACAAGTGCTAGACACTTCTTGTTTAGGCAATATCCTTGCAAAGTCACAAGATTCTTGTGATGAACTTTGGACAAGGTTTGCACCTGTGACAAAAGATATAGTTACCAAACTTTCTAGAGCTGAAGCCAGTTGCATCAATTTAGTGTACTAGCATGGTGTCCCTGGCAAATATGACGGTATCATATTTAATGTGTTCAGTATCTTAAAAATAAATCAATAATGGTCATTCATATTACACAATCATGTTTGTACAAAATGCAGAAGTCATATTAAATAGAGTACCCATCGATGGAAACCATATATGTATGTAGAATTTCTATCTGTTTCTGTCCATATCTTGCCTGTGGAAGTGGTTTTATATGTCTTGCAAAACTAAATTTGTCTTGACAAAAATACTGATGTATGCTAGTTTCTTTTATATTGTACCTCAGGGAGGAAGTCAGTTGACTCTGCTATTGATGTCTCTTTAAGTACTTTAACAGCTACTTCATCACCATTTTCCAGTATGCCATGATAAACAATACCGAAACCTCCCTTTCCAACAATTGACTGGAAGCTGTTTGTTATGTGATTCAGCTCTGCGTATGTGAACCGTGTGATGTCAATATGTAGGGGATTTTCCTCTTCATACATAGCATAGTCCTCATTGCCTCCTGACCTCTCTACAAAGTGAAAAGGGTTTGTTTTACATGGAAATTTAGGTATGGAATTGCTGTATAATTTCTACCACCATTGCCTTGATGGAAAGAAATTTAAAGTGTGTTTttttacctttccagtataacttCCAGATTATGCACATCCCTACAAGGAGACATATCAGTACCACAGGAACTACCACTGCGATGAGCAACATAGGTGTGGTCCTCCTCTTTGTCATCTTGTCTGAGCAGTACGTATCTTTGTTGTTTGAGCATACAGGATTTCCTTCTAATCTAGTGACACAATTAAACAACATAAAAAAAAGAATCATCTCAAAAGGTCTCAGCTTCTCTACAAAGTTCTGATTGTAGCATGCCTCTATTTTCTAACACGACTAACTGGTGATAGTTCTACTAAAGAACTATCCTTTCAAATGAACAAACACATGGTTTCTAAATCACGTGCAGTTAGTAATATGTCCTTATCTTTCTCCCATTTTGAAAGCCTATAGATGATAAAGCATTTATAGTTACCAGATGCTAGTTCGTGTAATTAAGGCATGTTTGGATCGGTAAAATGCACACGAAAGTCCGCTTTTACATACTTTTTGTGGCACCGAAATTGGCCACCACAACTTGGTGAATTTTTCCAAGAGTTTGGATATATGACAAGTGAGGCTTCTGTGGCATGGTGCTAGAAATGTGGAGTGAGCCACGAGTATGACAATAGCCAAACAGTCCAGAGAAGGCCAAACTCGGATGGGTTTTAACCAATGCACTTAGTAATGTGCAAATGTTGTTGCTAGACATGGAGTTGTTTCTATGATAACCAATAGTATTAAATTGAGTCTATTccttttaggtttagttttttttagcTGATACTAACAAATAATATAGTAAGGAATCGTGCAACGAAGCATGCCAAACCTTAAGTCCAGCAGACCGGCTTGAACTTGTTGAAGAATAGATTTAGGTATTGGTCCACCAAGATTGTTATTTGacaagttactgaaaataatagTTAGAATCATTCACCTAAAATTTATACCATCAGCCACAGATGTAATCGGCACAGGGACTTACAGAACTTTAAGTGACTTTATTTGATACTCTGGAATCACTCCAGTCAAATTGTTGTGTGATAAATCCCTGTATATGTATTGGTTCTTAGAGTCACAAAATATGTCAACATAACAATTTCATTTAGCTAGTCAACAGTTTGTGTTAGGCGCACTTACAAATTTTCGAgtgatgacatgtccaagaatgaTATGGCTAATTGACCTCTCAGTCCGCTGGTAGACATATTTCTGCAAAATACCCCATCTTATTAAAAGTCGTTAGCTTAGTGACACTTTTGAGCTAACAAAAGGTTATGTTCTTACACTCGGACAATCCTCGGATTCTGGTTGCCGTTGGAATAGTCGCAAGTCAGACCTTCCCACTTATACCCTCTCGGGGAGCACGGATCTCCGGTCCAGTTTATTCTTGCCAAATTGTAGTATTTCTTTACTGCATTGATGTACTGGACTGCAATGCAAGATCAAAATGAGAATGAAAACAACCATGACTAGAATAAATAAGCTTTATATTTTGGGCATGGGGTTATATGTATTAGTTAGGATgaagcaacaacaagaagttGCATAATAATTTCAAATGCGAAGTATCATGTTTTTGTAGAACTGAATGACAAGGGGTAACcttatcattgaatggcaaggtatacccat contains:
- the LOC124668311 gene encoding probable LRR receptor-like serine/threonine-protein kinase At2g28960, translated to MVIRFHCSESAKLTWILALLLITVTTIQVHGQSTSEFVSIDCGWINSSSYMDAALKIPYSSDGDYVEGGMNREMLPEFMAGASNEQQKTLRSFPNGSRNCYTLPSTIGKKYLLRATFTYGNYDRLNKTLDGSLFLFGLHIGVNFWEAVNLTNLDPSVTIWKEVLTIAPDNVVSVCLVNFGSGTPFISSLELRPLEDTMYPFLSSSVSVSYFKRFRFGSVSDADFITRYPTDPYDRFWQSWSGSVDYSYPWISLNTSRNVTRQQSIDGFQVPQAILQKASTLDTNYSFMAIVVSSSPNVDSGSLELLPIFHFAEIASDSPNRTFNVYSDRELLFPDVSPLPMRVDSMYPTNRFLTNRFLSNNKYAYFSLNKTASSGLPPLINAFELYSLVRMDNFTTSSDDVQYINAVKKYYNLARINWTGDPCSPRGYKWEGLTCDYSNGNQNPRIVRVNMSTSGLRGQLAISFLDMSSLENLDLSHNNLTGVIPEYQIKSLKVLNLSNNNLGGPIPKSILQQVQAGLLDLRLEGNPVCSNNKDTYCSDKMTKRRTTPMLLIAVVVPVVLICLLVGMCIIWKLYWKGKKTHEDYAMYEEENPLHIDITRFTYAELNHITNSFQSIVGKGGFGIVYHGILENGDEVAVKVLKETSIAESTDFLPEVQTLSKVHHKNLVTLQGYCLNKKCLALVYDFMPRGNLQQLLRGGEDCSLNWERRLHIAFDAAQGLEYLHELCTPSIVHRDVKTPNILLDKNLMGIISDFGLSRAFNDAHTHISTVAAGTLGYLDPEYHATFQITVKTDVYSFGIVLLEIITGQPPVIMDPQTIHLPSWVHQKISKGSIHDVVDKMLLDQYDVTSLQGVIDLAMNCVENAAIDRPTMTEVVSRLRVFLPAVSSKKQSVSASPQRKNSMDTEITRQCHLIPGANNQTSSIQSGYTGGMSETSFLSGR